Proteins found in one Bartonella krasnovii genomic segment:
- a CDS encoding exodeoxyribonuclease III, producing MFFRIATWNINSIRLRLAQVFQYLKFFPADILCLQETKCPDALFPVEAFEAAGYKHIALSGQKSYNGVAIVSRLPFKKVEKRFFCQNKDCRYISVIVETHGKLMRIHNFYVPAGGDIPDAEVNEKFRYKLDFLEEMSFIRADQEEEMSSLLLGDLNIAPLAEDVWSHQQLLKVVSHTPIETERLQNLCCQGGWVDLMRLHIPVPTKLYTWWSYRARNWALTDYGRRLDHIWSSPDLAPFVADLSTFRDARGWDRPSDHIPVQTVFDFSR from the coding sequence ATGTTCTTTCGTATTGCGACTTGGAATATTAACTCTATTCGTTTGCGCCTTGCACAGGTTTTTCAATATTTGAAATTCTTTCCGGCCGATATTTTGTGTCTCCAGGAAACAAAATGTCCCGATGCTTTATTTCCAGTGGAGGCTTTTGAAGCAGCAGGATATAAGCATATCGCACTGAGCGGTCAAAAATCGTATAATGGGGTGGCGATTGTTTCTCGTTTGCCTTTTAAAAAGGTAGAAAAGCGTTTCTTTTGTCAAAATAAAGATTGTCGCTATATCTCAGTGATTGTGGAAACCCATGGTAAATTGATGCGGATTCATAATTTTTATGTCCCTGCTGGAGGCGATATCCCTGATGCTGAGGTGAATGAAAAATTTCGTTATAAGCTTGATTTTTTAGAAGAAATGTCTTTTATTCGTGCTGATCAAGAAGAAGAAATGTCTTCTCTTTTGCTGGGCGATTTGAATATTGCTCCTTTAGCAGAGGATGTTTGGTCTCATCAGCAATTGTTGAAGGTTGTAAGCCATACCCCCATTGAAACCGAGCGTTTACAAAATTTGTGTTGTCAGGGCGGATGGGTTGATCTCATGCGGTTGCATATCCCTGTTCCCACTAAACTTTATACATGGTGGAGTTATCGTGCTCGCAATTGGGCGTTGACCGATTATGGGCGCCGGCTTGATCATATTTGGTCGTCTCCAGATTTAGCGCCTTTTGTGGCGGACCTTTCGACTTTTCGTGATGCGCGCGGATGGGACCGTCCTTCCGATCATATTCCTGTGCAAACAGTATTTGATTTTTCACGTTAA
- a CDS encoding LolA family protein, with the protein MKTSFVPQKKRGFCFVGILVFWCLTFPALSQASNKIAKAQNIANHFAAIKTMTGDFVQFSPKGKMSQGTFYLERPGKIRFIYKKMPLQIIADGQFVGINNRALNTWNFSQLSQTPMKFLLDDKIDVSSGRLLAFREDPGAVTIVLRDKTIGAGQIRMVFDSKSFALRQWTIVDQQNLETTVQIMNVRTGVRFVQGMFTLPSKK; encoded by the coding sequence ATGAAAACGTCTTTTGTACCGCAAAAAAAAAGGGGCTTTTGTTTTGTGGGAATTCTTGTCTTTTGGTGTTTAACTTTTCCTGCTCTTTCGCAAGCATCTAATAAGATAGCAAAAGCGCAAAATATTGCCAACCACTTTGCGGCAATCAAAACAATGACAGGTGACTTTGTTCAATTTAGTCCAAAGGGGAAAATGTCTCAAGGAACATTTTATCTTGAGCGGCCGGGGAAAATTCGCTTTATTTATAAGAAAATGCCTCTACAAATTATTGCGGATGGTCAATTTGTGGGCATTAACAATCGGGCTTTAAATACTTGGAACTTTTCACAACTTTCACAAACGCCAATGAAATTTTTGTTGGATGATAAAATTGACGTATCATCTGGTCGTTTGTTGGCATTTCGTGAAGATCCAGGGGCCGTGACGATTGTTCTGCGTGATAAAACGATTGGGGCTGGGCAAATAAGAATGGTGTTTGATTCCAAAAGCTTTGCTTTACGGCAATGGACAATTGTTGACCAACAAAACTTGGAAACGACTGTGCAGATTATGAATGTGCGGACAGGCGTTCGTTTTGTTCAGGGCATGTTTACACTTCCCTCAAAAAAATGA
- a CDS encoding H-NS family nucleoid-associated regulatory protein produces MNDLKNMNFDELKEMRTQIDVELKKRQAKEKQNARRKILEIANTHGIDIADLVSKERHYRNPNNQWELWNGRGRRPKWIKEWLENGYTLDELEVT; encoded by the coding sequence GTGAATGATCTCAAAAATATGAATTTTGATGAATTAAAAGAGATGCGTACACAAATTGATGTGGAACTGAAAAAACGGCAAGCAAAAGAAAAGCAAAATGCACGACGAAAAATTCTTGAAATTGCTAATACCCATGGAATTGATATTGCTGATCTTGTGAGCAAAGAGCGTCATTATAGGAATCCCAATAACCAATGGGAATTATGGAATGGGCGTGGACGGAGACCTAAGTGGATTAAAGAGTGGTTGGAGAATGGGTATACACTTGATGAACTCGAAGTAACATAA
- a CDS encoding FtsK/SpoIIIE family DNA translocase — protein sequence MHRSSSPYDSLESRDSQGFRLVEMFLRQIGVFIGLGLLGFIIFCVFSLATWNVADPSLTHASTNEVTNLMGWLGAVLSDSIMQFFGLASVAILLPPLFWSFLLLAQKNIYNLTLRFFLWLVSTICFLMAFSLMTSVASFTYWPLPMGLGGVLGDKVLSVASSIFPLFLSPLYRGLFSVVFIFLGFFTAAFAGNVIWRRQAKKRKEKNIPKNEIVDPVFEMEEDVEYSAENDREKHGFFATTFGALLHLFYFLQARFFRFFCFKRCSQSKRQGKSFDRIEPTFLGEKEKCEENQNKAHVSSSVKSRGLKSLTVSSKGGFVLPLLDYLSVPPPSARDAKLSPAALKANSQELEGVLLDFGVKGKIIDACPGPVVTLYEFEPAAGIKSSRIISLADDIARSMRAISARVAVVPGRNVIGIELPNAKREMVYLREIVQAQEFVESKAKLGLALGKTIGGEAVIADLAKMPHLLVAGTTGSGKSVAINTMILSLLYRMTPEQCRLIMVDPKMLELSVYDGIPHLLTPVVTDPKKAVTALKWAVREMEERYNKMSKLGVRNIDGFNARLKESEGQGETMVRTIQVGFDHETGEPLYETETLDFSPMPYIVVIIDEMADLMMVAGKDIEGAVQRLAQMARAAGIHVIMATQRPSVDVITGTIKANFPTRISFSVSSKIDSRTILGEQGAEQLLGQGDMLFMMGGGRIQRVHGPFVADDEVEQIVAHLKAQARPDYLETITQEVEEDGADVSSSSPSADDPYSQAVAIVLRDRKASTSYIQRRLGIGYNRAATLIERMEEEGIISPANHAGKREILVPAEEERF from the coding sequence ATGCACCGAAGTTCTTCTCCTTATGATTCATTAGAGTCCCGAGATTCTCAAGGTTTTCGACTTGTTGAGATGTTTTTACGTCAGATTGGCGTATTTATTGGACTTGGGCTTTTGGGCTTTATTATTTTTTGTGTATTTTCTTTGGCAACGTGGAATGTTGCTGATCCCTCTTTAACCCATGCAAGTACAAATGAGGTTACAAACCTTATGGGGTGGCTGGGGGCGGTTCTTTCAGATTCTATTATGCAGTTTTTTGGCTTAGCAAGTGTTGCTATTTTGTTGCCGCCGTTATTTTGGTCTTTTCTCTTGTTGGCACAAAAAAATATCTATAATTTGACTTTGCGCTTTTTTTTATGGTTGGTATCAACAATTTGTTTTTTAATGGCTTTTTCCCTTATGACGTCTGTTGCTTCTTTTACCTATTGGCCATTGCCTATGGGCTTGGGAGGGGTTTTAGGAGATAAAGTTTTAAGTGTTGCTTCTTCAATTTTTCCTCTTTTTCTTTCTCCACTTTACAGGGGGCTCTTCAGCGTTGTTTTTATTTTTTTAGGTTTTTTCACTGCTGCTTTTGCTGGCAATGTGATATGGCGGCGTCAAGCAAAGAAAAGAAAAGAAAAAAACATTCCTAAAAACGAAATCGTTGATCCGGTTTTTGAGATGGAAGAAGATGTGGAATATAGCGCAGAGAATGATCGTGAGAAGCATGGTTTTTTTGCCACAACTTTTGGCGCTCTTTTACATCTTTTTTATTTTTTACAAGCGCGTTTTTTTCGTTTCTTCTGTTTCAAAAGGTGTTCTCAAAGTAAGAGACAAGGCAAATCATTTGATCGGATTGAACCAACTTTTTTGGGTGAAAAAGAAAAGTGTGAGGAAAATCAAAATAAAGCTCATGTTTCTTCTTCTGTTAAAAGCCGTGGTTTGAAATCTTTAACAGTTTCTTCAAAGGGTGGTTTTGTTCTTCCCCTTTTAGATTACTTATCGGTTCCACCACCGTCTGCTAGGGATGCAAAACTTTCTCCTGCTGCTTTAAAAGCAAATTCTCAAGAACTTGAAGGGGTTTTGTTAGATTTTGGGGTTAAAGGAAAAATTATAGATGCTTGTCCTGGACCCGTGGTCACTTTGTATGAATTTGAACCGGCTGCTGGCATTAAGTCTTCCCGTATCATTAGTTTAGCAGATGATATTGCGCGTTCAATGCGTGCGATTTCTGCCCGTGTTGCTGTGGTTCCTGGGCGCAATGTGATTGGAATAGAGTTACCCAATGCAAAGCGGGAGATGGTTTATTTAAGGGAGATTGTGCAAGCACAGGAATTTGTTGAAAGTAAAGCCAAATTAGGGCTTGCTTTGGGCAAGACTATCGGCGGAGAAGCTGTGATTGCGGATTTAGCAAAAATGCCGCATCTCTTGGTGGCTGGTACAACAGGATCGGGAAAGTCTGTTGCTATCAATACAATGATTTTATCATTGCTTTATCGTATGACGCCTGAACAATGCCGTCTCATTATGGTGGATCCGAAAATGCTTGAACTTTCGGTTTATGATGGCATTCCCCATTTATTAACACCGGTGGTGACAGATCCTAAAAAAGCTGTGACTGCACTTAAATGGGCTGTTCGTGAAATGGAAGAACGCTACAATAAAATGTCAAAACTTGGCGTTCGCAATATCGATGGGTTTAATGCACGTCTCAAGGAGTCAGAAGGTCAAGGAGAGACAATGGTGCGTACCATTCAAGTAGGCTTTGATCATGAGACTGGTGAGCCTCTTTATGAAACGGAAACTCTTGATTTTAGTCCTATGCCCTATATTGTTGTCATTATCGATGAAATGGCTGATTTGATGATGGTCGCTGGTAAAGATATTGAAGGCGCAGTTCAACGTTTAGCACAAATGGCACGTGCTGCCGGTATCCATGTTATTATGGCGACACAGCGTCCTTCCGTTGATGTTATTACGGGGACGATTAAAGCCAATTTTCCTACACGCATTTCTTTTTCTGTGAGTTCAAAAATCGATAGCCGAACAATTCTAGGTGAACAGGGGGCTGAGCAATTATTGGGACAAGGCGATATGCTTTTTATGATGGGAGGAGGACGTATTCAACGGGTGCATGGACCTTTTGTTGCCGATGATGAAGTGGAGCAGATTGTTGCGCATCTTAAAGCGCAAGCACGACCTGATTATTTGGAAACAATTACCCAAGAAGTTGAAGAAGATGGAGCTGATGTTTCTTCGTCTTCTCCTTCAGCAGATGATCCCTATAGTCAAGCTGTTGCTATTGTTCTTCGTGATCGTAAAGCTTCAACCTCTTATATTCAACGCCGTTTAGGTATTGGCTATAATCGTGCTGCAACATTGATTGAGAGGATGGAAGAAGAAGGTATCATTAGTCCAGCAAATCATGCAGGGAAACGAGAAATTTTAGTTCCTGCCGAAGAAGAACGCTTTTGA
- a CDS encoding efflux RND transporter periplasmic adaptor subunit, producing the protein MKKSFIKNFITKRKKLSFFLISLFIIITFLWLRSAFFGTSTPTYMTAVVKRGDIEESVLASGIVRPYRLVAVGARTTGRVVSMRVFPGSVVKEGELLAEIDPTDQENDLKRKKAALAHYHANLMEQEAYLALAQKNLARQKKMIESRAVSKANFDDAVTQVKIREAQIAQLRQQIVQAQIDVESAEVNLGYTRITAPSAGTVLATVVEEGQNVNAVQSAPTIVILGDLSKMTVKAQISEADILKIRAGQPLYFTVLGNADRRYEGTLERVEPAPESIRADVSINPGLGGSSFPSSAIYYNGIVHVDNKDNFLRTYMTAQVHIILGRAQNVLLVPSDALRDETKEGKAWVSVLVRENKVVAKQVTVGLNNKVMAEIASGLDEGDVVITGSRDGVMPEIPDEHSEDEN; encoded by the coding sequence ATGAAAAAAAGTTTCATCAAAAATTTCATTACAAAACGCAAAAAGCTCTCATTCTTTCTGATTTCTCTCTTCATTATTATCACTTTTTTATGGTTACGCTCTGCTTTTTTTGGAACATCTACACCAACCTATATGACAGCTGTGGTGAAGCGTGGTGATATTGAGGAAAGTGTTCTGGCTTCTGGAATTGTGCGTCCTTATCGATTGGTGGCGGTTGGGGCGCGTACTACGGGGCGGGTGGTATCTATGCGCGTTTTTCCGGGAAGTGTTGTGAAAGAGGGAGAGCTCTTGGCAGAAATTGATCCTACAGACCAAGAAAATGATCTGAAAAGAAAAAAAGCAGCCTTAGCGCATTATCATGCCAATTTAATGGAACAAGAAGCTTATCTTGCCCTTGCACAGAAAAATTTAGCGCGGCAGAAAAAAATGATCGAGTCGCGTGCAGTTTCAAAAGCTAATTTTGATGATGCCGTGACACAAGTGAAAATACGCGAAGCGCAAATTGCTCAGTTGCGTCAACAGATTGTGCAAGCTCAAATTGATGTGGAGAGTGCAGAGGTTAATCTTGGTTATACGCGAATAACTGCTCCTTCAGCGGGAACGGTTTTGGCAACAGTTGTTGAAGAAGGTCAAAATGTTAATGCTGTTCAGTCGGCACCCACAATTGTCATTTTAGGTGACTTGTCAAAGATGACAGTTAAAGCACAAATTTCGGAAGCCGATATTCTTAAAATTCGCGCCGGGCAACCTCTTTATTTTACGGTATTGGGTAATGCAGACCGTCGTTATGAGGGAACATTAGAAAGGGTTGAACCAGCTCCTGAATCCATTCGTGCTGATGTGAGTATTAACCCTGGTTTAGGCGGTAGCTCTTTCCCATCGTCGGCAATTTATTATAATGGGATTGTGCATGTTGATAATAAAGACAACTTTTTGCGAACTTATATGACTGCTCAAGTGCATATTATTTTAGGACGTGCTCAGAATGTTTTGCTGGTTCCAAGTGATGCTTTGCGTGATGAAACAAAAGAAGGAAAAGCATGGGTTTCAGTGTTGGTGAGGGAAAATAAAGTAGTGGCAAAACAGGTGACTGTAGGGCTTAATAACAAAGTGATGGCAGAGATTGCTTCAGGGCTTGATGAGGGGGATGTGGTTATTACTGGTTCGCGCGATGGTGTGATGCCAGAAATCCCAGATGAACACAGCGAAGATGAGAATTAA
- a CDS encoding MacB family efflux pump subunit encodes MKAEKAEAVFVLENIVRTFPAGETSVTVLKDINLTIKRGEMVAIVGASGSGKSTLMNILGCLDRPSSGRYWISGKETASLSADELSALRRNHFGFIFQRYHLLNELTALGNVEIPAIYAGCAPDMRKKRAEELLTRLGMGERINHRPNQLSGGQQQRVSIARALMNNAEVILADEPTGALDKHSGQEVLRILDELHQEGRTIIIVTHDMQVAKRADRIIEISDGEIIADKLSKGVKTRAQSLQEQENLKEQKTLGFFRSFIERFREAFVMALLAMNAHRMRTFLTMLGVIIGIGAIIAMVALGNGTREKIMENFKSLGSNTLTILPGKSLSDPQAEKITSLVEADAEALSKLPYIAGVTPQISASSMVRFGGIEVNAIIAGVGEQYFQTQGLKAVQGQLFDQKSVHERAVDLVIEKEALSVLFPHSHGSPIGKIVHLGNVPARIIGVVDPQHMGGGTSNTLQVYLPYTTLQTRFLGTTQVRAITVKIADHVDSNLAENMVKRFLIMRHGGEDFFIRNSQLFRDRITESTQILTLLVSSIAAISLIVGGIGVMNIMLVTVSERINEIGVRMAVGARQSDILQQFLIEAILVCVIGGGLGVLFGLSIGGLFLLFKAPIHLVYTMDSIIISLTFSTLIGICFGFSPARQASRLDPVVALSRD; translated from the coding sequence ATGAAAGCAGAAAAAGCAGAGGCTGTTTTCGTTTTAGAAAATATTGTGCGCACATTTCCTGCGGGTGAAACATCTGTTACTGTTTTAAAGGATATCAATTTGACCATTAAGCGTGGGGAAATGGTAGCAATTGTGGGGGCTTCTGGTTCTGGAAAGTCCACATTGATGAATATTTTGGGCTGTCTTGATCGACCAAGTTCTGGTCGTTATTGGATTTCAGGAAAAGAAACAGCTTCTCTTTCTGCTGATGAATTATCAGCCTTACGGCGTAATCATTTTGGATTTATTTTTCAGCGCTATCACTTATTGAATGAATTAACCGCCCTTGGCAATGTTGAAATTCCAGCGATTTATGCAGGTTGTGCACCGGATATGAGAAAAAAGCGTGCAGAAGAACTTTTAACACGCTTAGGTATGGGAGAGAGAATTAATCATCGTCCCAATCAACTTTCAGGGGGGCAACAACAACGAGTATCTATTGCGCGCGCATTGATGAATAATGCGGAGGTTATTCTTGCTGATGAACCAACCGGAGCACTGGACAAACACAGTGGGCAAGAAGTTTTGCGTATTTTGGATGAGCTTCATCAAGAAGGGCGCACCATTATTATTGTAACGCATGATATGCAGGTGGCTAAAAGAGCAGATCGTATTATTGAAATCAGTGATGGAGAAATTATTGCTGATAAGCTCTCAAAAGGTGTAAAAACAAGAGCTCAGTCCCTTCAGGAGCAAGAAAATCTAAAAGAGCAAAAAACACTGGGTTTTTTTCGTTCTTTTATTGAACGTTTTCGTGAAGCATTTGTCATGGCATTGTTGGCTATGAATGCACATCGTATGCGAACTTTTTTAACAATGCTTGGGGTGATTATCGGTATTGGGGCGATTATTGCCATGGTTGCTTTGGGAAATGGTACGCGGGAAAAAATTATGGAAAATTTTAAGAGTTTGGGCTCTAACACATTAACAATTTTGCCTGGAAAAAGCCTCTCTGATCCACAAGCAGAGAAAATAACCAGTCTGGTGGAGGCGGATGCAGAAGCTCTTTCTAAATTACCTTATATTGCTGGTGTAACACCTCAGATTTCAGCAAGTTCTATGGTTCGTTTTGGTGGGATTGAAGTTAATGCTATCATTGCTGGGGTAGGAGAACAATATTTTCAAACACAGGGACTTAAAGCTGTTCAAGGGCAGTTGTTTGATCAAAAAAGTGTGCATGAGCGGGCGGTTGATCTTGTTATCGAAAAGGAAGCACTTTCGGTGCTTTTCCCTCATAGTCATGGGAGTCCCATAGGGAAAATTGTTCATTTGGGTAATGTTCCTGCGCGCATTATTGGTGTGGTAGATCCACAACATATGGGAGGAGGGACCTCAAATACGTTGCAGGTTTATTTGCCTTATACAACCTTACAAACGCGTTTTCTTGGTACAACTCAAGTTCGGGCCATTACTGTGAAGATCGCCGATCATGTTGATTCAAATTTAGCCGAGAATATGGTGAAGCGTTTCCTTATTATGCGTCATGGTGGGGAAGATTTTTTCATTAGAAATTCTCAGCTCTTTCGTGATCGTATCACAGAAAGTACACAGATTTTAACGCTTTTGGTATCTTCTATTGCTGCTATTTCATTGATTGTAGGGGGGATTGGGGTGATGAATATCATGTTGGTCACTGTTTCGGAGAGGATCAATGAAATTGGGGTGCGTATGGCTGTTGGCGCACGTCAAAGTGATATCTTGCAGCAATTTCTCATTGAAGCAATTTTGGTTTGTGTCATTGGTGGTGGATTGGGAGTCCTCTTTGGGCTTTCTATCGGTGGTTTGTTTTTGCTCTTTAAAGCGCCTATTCACCTCGTCTATACGATGGATTCGATCATTATATCTCTTACTTTTTCCACCCTCATCGGGATATGTTTTGGCTTTTCTCCAGCGCGACAAGCTTCACGGCTTGATCCTGTTGTTGCTCTCTCACGAGATTAA
- a CDS encoding efflux transporter outer membrane subunit, translating into MHIKNLKRGASRGLLSSILLCFLLSGCMVGPNYHKTFFSVPSKWGQRSAQISQHSISLAGWWRQLNDPVLNALMDEAIAGNNDIAIAKARVREARASLGQAVGSLLPSVSNTISGTRSGSGQSDTLSQYRSGFDASWELDFFGGHKRGVEAARYGLEASVEDMRATMVVLLGDVATNYVQMRGWQQKLLIVRKIAATQRKTYELMQAKLTVGDVSELDVSNAKAQMSNTEADIAQMEASLEMSMHRLSVLTGHVPTALNDLLQKNAKHVKIPQPQWPIPAGIPADILLSRPDLRRAERQYAQATARIGQREAERYPSLTLTGNISTAATAIDQLWKSSTIGWSFGPGLRFPFFNGGQIVASVAMARAQRDQAFITYRSAVLRALEDVENALVRLTKEHQRLNKLIVANKAFLHSLQLSQSLFENGNTSFLELLNADRSYYSAQMALKDSRIALATQYIALMKALGGGWDGVVDVSRPEIVDGVSHSFAKVGQ; encoded by the coding sequence ATGCATATCAAAAATCTCAAAAGGGGCGCTTCTCGTGGATTACTTTCTAGTATCTTACTTTGTTTTCTTTTATCAGGATGTATGGTTGGTCCGAATTATCATAAGACATTTTTCTCTGTTCCCTCTAAGTGGGGACAGCGGTCTGCGCAGATATCTCAGCATTCAATTTCCCTTGCTGGGTGGTGGCGACAGTTAAATGATCCGGTTTTAAATGCGTTAATGGATGAGGCAATTGCTGGAAATAATGATATTGCGATTGCCAAAGCTCGGGTTCGTGAAGCACGTGCGAGTTTAGGGCAAGCGGTGGGATCTTTGTTGCCAAGTGTGTCAAATACGATTTCAGGAACGCGTAGCGGCTCTGGACAATCTGATACGTTGAGCCAATATCGTAGTGGATTTGATGCAAGTTGGGAGCTCGATTTTTTTGGAGGGCATAAGCGAGGCGTTGAAGCGGCGCGTTATGGTCTTGAAGCTTCGGTAGAAGATATGCGTGCGACGATGGTCGTATTGTTAGGAGATGTAGCAACAAATTACGTTCAAATGCGTGGTTGGCAACAAAAATTATTGATTGTGCGGAAAATTGCTGCAACGCAGCGCAAAACATATGAATTGATGCAGGCAAAATTAACAGTGGGTGATGTTTCTGAGCTCGACGTTTCAAACGCAAAAGCCCAAATGTCCAATACAGAAGCCGATATCGCTCAGATGGAAGCAAGTCTGGAAATGAGTATGCATCGCCTTTCCGTCTTAACCGGTCATGTGCCTACGGCTTTGAATGACCTTTTACAAAAAAATGCCAAACACGTGAAAATTCCACAACCACAATGGCCAATACCAGCAGGAATTCCGGCTGATATTTTATTGTCACGTCCCGATTTACGGCGGGCAGAGCGCCAATATGCACAAGCAACAGCACGCATTGGTCAACGTGAGGCAGAACGTTATCCCTCACTTACATTAACGGGAAATATTTCAACAGCAGCAACAGCAATAGACCAATTATGGAAAAGTTCAACTATTGGTTGGTCTTTTGGACCTGGTCTTCGTTTTCCCTTCTTTAATGGAGGACAGATTGTTGCCTCTGTTGCGATGGCGCGGGCGCAGCGTGATCAGGCTTTTATTACTTATCGCTCTGCTGTATTAAGGGCTTTAGAAGATGTTGAAAATGCGCTCGTGAGATTAACAAAGGAACATCAGCGCCTTAACAAGCTTATCGTTGCAAATAAAGCTTTTCTGCATTCTTTACAACTGTCACAAAGTCTCTTTGAAAATGGCAACACCAGTTTTCTTGAATTATTAAATGCTGATCGTTCTTATTATTCTGCGCAAATGGCACTTAAAGATAGCCGCATTGCTTTAGCTACCCAATATATTGCTCTGATGAAAGCATTGGGGGGTGGATGGGATGGTGTCGTTGATGTGTCACGTCCGGAAATCGTTGATGGTGTTTCCCATTCATTTGCAAAGGTAGGCCAATGA